The nucleotide window GAAGTTTTTGGGACTGTTGACCATAAATTTGTTTTGATTGAAGAACAACGGCTGCGGGTTCGTACCCCTCGATTGATACTTCTGGCCTCTGCTGGATAACAAAACGATTTAATTGCGACCAAGCGGGAGCAATTGAAGTGAACGATGGAAAGCGATGTTCAATCTCACCACCCCGTTTAAGTTCAAGAATACGTGGTGAATGTGGGTGAGGCCAAGTTCCACTTATTTTGTAGTTTGAAAATTTGTCTTTCTTAAACCTCGTATAGCATTGACTTGTTGGTTGTCCGCACAAATAGCACATACTCTCCTTTTTTGTTGGAGGCATAAGTTCTATATGCGCAGGTTGCCAAAATAAGCCGCGAACTATCCCAATGGATTCCGCAGACTTTGTACCAGTGGTAATAGGCGCAATCCACGTTGGTTTCTGTTTCGAAGTTGTATGGTGCCATGGCAGAATGCGTTTAACCTCATCTTCGTGTAGTACATTTAGCCAAACCGTTTGTCGCAAATGAGCCCCTTGAATCAGAGTGGTAATTGGAGTGCCACTACGCAGGGGCTCTTTAAATCCGCCTCCAAAACCTGGAGTACATGATGCTTGATTGAAAAGAGCTATAGCCGTGCATCCTCCACAAAGTTCTTTGACCAGACCGGGCTCATTAACGAAACAACAATTTTCCGCCCCAGTAATTCCCGCAAAAAGCTTATCCATGGGAGTAATTACCTTAGCGCCCCGCATCTGCATAAAAGGATATTTGGGATGATCAAGCTGAAACCAATCACTGAATGGCTGAATCGCCAAATCGTATTCTTCTTTCGGCAACGATTTCGCTATGCGAGTTTTCAGTTCTATAATTGTCTTGGGAGTAATGAGTGTCTGCATAATGCAGATAAGCAACTGCAATGCAGCGAGTTCCATGTCATCTCTGGGCAAACATAGACCCCATTTGTCATCGCCGCACAACAATTCTCGCAATGCAATTTTCTTCGGGCTGCCCCCGTAAAGGGAACGCACCGGAATCCAGGGTTCTAACAGCAGATTCATTTTT belongs to Desulfobacterales bacterium and includes:
- the casA gene encoding type I-E CRISPR-associated protein Cse1/CasA; translation: MNLLLEPWIPVRSLYGGSPKKIALRELLCGDDKWGLCLPRDDMELAALQLLICIMQTLITPKTIIELKTRIAKSLPKEEYDLAIQPFSDWFQLDHPKYPFMQMRGAKVITPMDKLFAGITGAENCCFVNEPGLVKELCGGCTAIALFNQASCTPGFGGGFKEPLRSGTPITTLIQGAHLRQTVWLNVLHEDEVKRILPWHHTTSKQKPTWIAPITTGTKSAESIGIVRGLFWQPAHIELMPPTKKESMCYLCGQPTSQCYTRFKKDKFSNYKISGTWPHPHSPRILELKRGGEIEHRFPSFTSIAPAWSQLNRFVIQQRPEVSIEGYEPAAVVLQSKQIYGQQSQKLHLIIGGYGRKKASIVRRCHEVYAFSPGWDEHPLVIKDFVWYGIEYKNALTEAVSLFCKGKKDKYDSAKNLKGIGEKIRLYKIAEDQYYRRSEPVVLETLACIDFSIPGPFLLNLGHALKEICRELFNEIVLPYSNDPELIHTMAIARKTLDFNLKNLEPQKDIRRK